AGTTATTGACTATTGCATACAATTGCATGGGGTTTTTTATCCTTGAGATTTTCCGTTCAACTTAACATGAATGATCCTGCTCTCAACCCCATTACAATTGAGCTTTTCTTACGTTCCATTAAGGTTATTTTGCTGACTAGAGTTGTTGCCTAGAGGCTAGAGGGTtcagcttttctttttctccttttgaatTACAGGATTTGTTGAAAatggggcaaaaaaaaaagaatttccaGCACCATCAATGAAAGGGAAAGGAAAGCTCcattaatcaaatatgtttATCCGTGTTATAATGAAGAGCACAACACCTGTGCTTCTGGCACACCATGTCTACAGGGGTGAAGCTCTGCTGCCTCGGAACCACCCCCCGTGGTGTTCCACCACCAATCAAACTGTGCCACAACATGGCATCAAGGGCATGAGTGCCAATTGCAGGGAAACCAGGCAGTGGTACCTTTGCCATCCAATTACCTGAAATGAAAAGCACATCCCTTCGCTCATTGTTTGAGGTGGTGTGGTACTCTTCATACCTGATGAGACACCAAGTTGTTGGTAAAAGACCTAAAGGGTCAGGGTCCTCTGATAAAAGGGTTGCCATGGACTCCACCTAGCCCCCACAATTTGTGCAGTGATCAATTCAtgactttaaaaagcaatcaatTACCCACGCAAAGCTTTTCACTTTTGTGCCACTGGAAACCAAAAGAGAAACCTCCATTGCTGCTTCATGTCCTCTAGTCTCTTCATAAGTCATTCTCAGACAAAATCCACCCTTCCCTCTTCAACTGGTTGTGATCACACCCCATCCATTTTGTGagcaaaagaaatgaaatcaaTGAAGGGAAGATTCCtaaagaaattgaatttcattccaAGTATAAGCACACTGAAACAAGGTCTAGTTTCCCATCTGAACTCCACAGAAAGTTTTTCCTATCAGAACCTGCAGATACCACCAATTTACATACAAGAGGATCACAAAAAAGACATTCTAGCTGGTAGTTTTGGTGTATCAAAGCACAAAACAGAATCAAAAGATGAAGAACTGGATTTGGAACTTAATTTTGTCGACAAGGTGAACATTGCAACCTCCGTATTATCCAATGACAGAGTGCCTGCCATGGATAGTCCTGAGGCTGCAGTCTCAACGGAGATCACCGTGGAGCAAGACACAGAAAATGAAGCTGAGAAAGAGATTGAAGAACATCCATCTCTTTCAGATTTTGAAGAGAAATGTCTTCCAGGAGGGAGCCAGTCTGTAATTCTCTACACAACAGGCTTGCGAAGTATAAGAAAGACATTTGAGGATTGTCATGCTATTCGGTTTTTGTTGGAAAGTTTGAAAGTACTGTTCTATGAGAGAGATGTTTCTTTGCACTTGGAATTCAGGGAGGAACTATGGAGGATACTGGGTGGCAGAGTGATTCCTCCAAGGCTTTTCATCAAGGGAAGGTACATAGGAGGAGCTGATGAAGTGATTGGCTTGCACGAGCAAGGTAGGCTGAAGAAGCTCTTGGCAGGTATACCTCTCAACCTGTCTAATTCCCCATGCAATGGTTGCGGCAACAAGCGATTTGTTGTTTGCTCCAATTGTAATGGCAGTTGTAAGGTCTTTGAAGATGATCAGAATGATGAGAAGTGCATTAGATGCCCTGAATGTAATGAAAACGGATTGGCTAAGTGCCCCATCTGCAGCTGAAAGTCCAGCTATTCTCCTGAAGCTCTTTGTTGATTCTGTAATGTTTTCCATCTTCCCTAACTATTTCTTCAGTTTATAATATCAGACTATCTTGTAACTTGTACATTGCTTGGATAGAACCCTGCTGCTTCAGTTGCAGCACAAGATGCTAGGCCTATATATATGAGTGGAGGAGTTGATGAAATGTAACACCAAGTGTCCTGAGTGCTTGCGATAGAGTAGTTAAAGCCCTTTCTGCTGTAGAAAATCTTTTGTTATTTCCTTGCtcacccccttttttttttgtcttgttttccTATCTTCTCTAACATTTCTCTTCATTTAAATTTCAGTTGCAATTTACAAGTCTTAAAGTGGAAACTTATTGTGGTTAAGAAAAAACGGAAATATATTGATTGCATTTGCATTGGATGTCCTGAGAGTATAGAGAGAGATATGAAGTGACCCTTTGTTGCTGCAAATCTGGCTGCCATTTCTTTCTTAAAGTCATTCTTGATCCTTTTGTCGTATGTAActtctgctgcctcttctttgtttcatttttatttatttttgttacagCATGTTGTTTGTACAATTGTTAGAAACAGATGATGCATTAGGTTGCAAAGATAGACCAAACTGCTATTCTAATTTTACAGGATTCTCAAGTGAGgattcctttttcttctctcaaGGAACTGTATTATGATCTGATCATGTAAGGTAATGATAATTAGTGGAATATCAGACATGTGGAAGCATGATAGAGCTTCATATTAGCAGGCATCTCTTGGATAGTAATGTTGAATTATAGTGTtctaagataaaaatgaaaataaatctcAGGAAGCAAGCAGGGAAGGGTGATGACGATACGGGAAAGAATCTATTCAAGGTGGGTTTATGGAGTGTGGAGCCTTGTGGATTTGAGCTTGAATCATTGTCAAGGTAAGTTTGGAATAATAATGGGTTGGGGAGGGGGAGAACACGCACATGGCTCTCCCTAATATCATAAGTAAAGTCACCGGTTGGTAACAAAAGGAAGTTTGGTGCAATAATGGAAAGTGTGAGCTCATTATTATGCTTTAATGCCTATGGCCTTTTATCATGAGCAAGACAACTTTTTGCGTTGTTAAATCGAAGCTACCAGTTGTTGATTCCATGCTTTCTGTCAAATTATGTGGGGAAAATGGGAACAATCAAACTGCATACAAGTAATGGAGTAAGAAATCTTTGATTTCATGCTCTGAATCTTCTGAAAGAGAGCTGTTAATCAAACAAACCTTGGTGTCGAACGTGCATGCACGGTCAGGAGTCAAACTCTTACAATATTTTCTTAGCTTGTGGTGCTCATGTCCAAGTGTTCTTCTTCTATACAAGTACAGGATAATTCAAAAGGAAACCAAAGAAATTGTTTAAATCAGGACATTTCATTTCCATCAacaaatttttctaatttaactGCTTCAGTCAGAGCATCAAATGTACTGTTGCACCAAGCAGATGGGCAAGGAATAAAACTTGTACTTGTTGAGACTATAGAGCCAATAATCAGCCTTGAAGAAGGCCCATTCTCACTCATTCAAATATTGAACCTCCTTGTTGAGCTGAGGCCTTGCCTCGCGTGCAATAGCCTGAAACTTCCTCAAACTTGAGTTCatgaaaattcatttttctaaatattattattggtgGGTcttatcaaaaaaacaaaaaaaaaaccttgaaatcTATTAGgtgaaatttcaaaatataatttatattattttttaatatttatcttcaAGTGAAAGCTTAataggcttgaaacttgcatggGTTCATATTACCTtgtgtgtaattttttttttaataaatagatattaagatttaaactcgtgaccgcttggtcatcaaaactctaatatcatgtcaaagaaccatcttaacctaatagcttaaactattaggtgatgttttcaaatataatttatattattctctaatatatcTCCTCAAATGAAAGCTGTTTGGGCTTAAAACTTGTATAAGCTCATACTttcttatgtttaatttttattacataaataaGGATAGTGAGATTCGAAATCATGACTGCTTGGTTATCAAATTTCTGATATTATGTTAAACAACCATCTCAACCTATTATTCTCTAAGAGGCATTTACCAAACAGGGTTGGTTGTTCTAGCCATTGTTTAAGGCTGCTCCTTTCCCTTGAGGTGATCATAAAATTGCTACCAGGAAGGCTAACAAACATGTCAAAGGTTGAGCCAAATGGCAGCGTACTGAAAGGCTGCAAGTAGCATGTTTCTTCATTATAATTATGGTGCTGTAGCAAGCAGATGAGGTAATCAAGTAGTTATCATTTATCAGTACTCTTCTAACGCCTGTGAATTTCCCAGCGCAAGTGTATCTTATAAAACCAATTTATATAGTTCTCAACTTGATAAAACAATGCTAGCTCAAtgaatttctattattttttttccctgctgGAACAAGTCATGAGTATCCGTTGTGATCAACATCCTCATCTTCACCTATCCCCGCCATAATCACCATCATTAAGTACTACTAACAGCGagagaaattgataaaatattttcagtttCTGAGTCCAAAGAACAGCGTGATGCATGCGCAAACCGCAACAAGTGAATGGAGAATTTCACTCCTTAAGTTGACAAGCAGAAA
The Populus nigra chromosome 3, ddPopNigr1.1, whole genome shotgun sequence genome window above contains:
- the LOC133689655 gene encoding uncharacterized protein At5g39865, producing MKSMKGRFLKKLNFIPSISTLKQGLVSHLNSTESFSYQNLQIPPIYIQEDHKKDILAGSFGVSKHKTESKDEELDLELNFVDKVNIATSVLSNDRVPAMDSPEAAVSTEITVEQDTENEAEKEIEEHPSLSDFEEKCLPGGSQSVILYTTGLRSIRKTFEDCHAIRFLLESLKVLFYERDVSLHLEFREELWRILGGRVIPPRLFIKGRYIGGADEVIGLHEQGRLKKLLAGIPLNLSNSPCNGCGNKRFVVCSNCNGSCKVFEDDQNDEKCIRCPECNENGLAKCPICS